The nucleotide sequence ctcgaatcatcgaaaaattgcgtttttttttatcgtttccactcaataactcaaTCAATTGTCAAAGGATCTTTGCCATACTTCATGATAATGTGTacggtcataagatctaggtcaagttcgattatCGGCCAAATTGACTTtaacactcctgagttacggcccttgaatcataaaaacttgagttttttcttgtttccgctcaataactccaccaattgtcatcggatcttcaccaaacttcataaaaatttgtaaggcaataaaatcaatgttaagttcgataatcagccaagcaggcacttctgagttacgacccttgaatcatccgctcgaaacatgctcataacttctatgtcgcttcagatgttaccttcatatttggtgcatgtgtatatggacaaggcctttccatacgcacataaatttgacccctttgacattgaccttgaactaaggttccgcgtttaggtttcgaaatctgtgtttcggtttcaaaaagcgtttttcggggcatatgtcttccgatggagacagctcttgttgactATTGAAATAAGAGGTTTATTCATGTTGTGTTCAATGTTGTCCCTCGTGTATGTTTCTATGAACTGCACAACGATAATCTTATGTTAAACTGTAAGTTGCTATGTCTCATACGCTTTGAAGCAGAAAGAATAAAGTTGAGTTTAACTTGGTTACATTTCATTGTGCCACAGAAAGTAAAGGTTCTGGTATCCCGGTCATTATCTAgaacaatgtaaataaatagtattttaatcgaaacatttccttttttattgtaatttaagtTTAAGTTCAGTGTTATATGGTTAAAAGTTATGTATACTTCAATGTGTAATGAAGAATGATGGGCCAGGTGTGGGGTTCATAGCTCCTTAAACCACCACTGCTTATTATTGAGCGCTTCAAGGCGCTGAACCCGGTTTTGTTCATGTTTGTGAGTTTGTACGTTATATGTCTTGCCTACTATATTGTGTGTGTCTAACTTTTCGGCACTTGGGTCTTTGTAATAATAAAGGACCGCATGTTCAGTAATATTTCTGTCCTTCTAATGCAGCTACAGTTTTGCTTAATGTGTATTTGTACCGTATCTACATACGATTTTACACGCGCGTTAAATACGACTGGAGGAGTGTAACATACCGTTTCCCTTGAACGTCCTTGagttacattaatatatatttaaaataataaatggtGAAATGAActgattataaaaatatttaagtcCGTTATGTTCTCAATATGTAAGTGGTCTGAAATCATTATCTATATCTATGCTGTCAACGGTTCTGGATAAAGTATGTAGCGGTAGATTGCTCTGCAAATAACTTGACAATCTTTAAAACTAAATGAACAAATAAATGCTTGTGTTGAACTAGTGTACCTTTCTGTGTTTGTAGAAGATTTTATCATTATGTAAATAACATATCAATTTTGTATTTCCAATCAAATATACCTTCCAGAAAAAGTATCATTAAATGTGTGGTAAATGGACGATCCTTTTTTCCTAAATAGTACAAGTTTACGTTCCCATTTTCGCTTGCGAACAACCAATGTCGTACCAAAAATTTCAAGTCAGATCGCGCTTAACTACGCTAAGCCTAACATCCGCCACATCTGccacatccgcgcgagaaagagttgtataatttatgcaagaggtttgagttctttaactatattcattaacaaatggaaacattatgtgaatatcgtgttaaatggaatatttttgaacagagtgtatatagaaaagaatcaataaacaatgtttgtattatacgtgtcgcggaagagattgtttatgaatgtttaaaatagtccactttcttatgcgtcttaatgacgtagtatttttgctcagcacaagtcattcataatctgaggctattaataggtttattcaatatatacaatagacaaactgtccatgagtacacatgatcaaaacatagtaacatatataaaggcatgacatgtgatcagtattgaatttcataatttgttaaataaagtacatgtatcaatacatgaaaaggtcaaGGACACATTTTTTAGATTACAACGTTTATAATCTATTTCAAAATCAATGCTATAACggtaacataaaaaacaacaaagacgaatctacTAGAGTAGAGAACGAGAAGTCAAGTTTGGGTaatgcattatatacaattaatcataataatatttatacaggattctttgactaaatgctttatgtacatacatagctaagtttctgttggtacttgtattatcagattgtattatttcaataaatttttatcatatttggtcttttccagtaatatttatttatatacaatttcctaatatcatcatataaagaGCATTCTAgtaaaaatgatattcatcctcaaggaCATTGCAATGTTGACCTTTACTATCTTGAAATGGTATGGCTTCAGGTTTGTGCCATCTGCCTGATGCTATTTCTAATATATGGGATGAAACCCTTAATCTACAGAGATCATATCTAAACTTatttatgctattatttttttaagtaaggtgggatttcaaatttacaaaactgcCTGTAACTTATTGCTCTTGTTGAATCATCAAGTTCTGACATCCAATTtcaataaatgtatcatttaatctaGACTTTACCACAGACAGAAAACACTTTTCATCACCTACATCTTGGTTCAGCCATGCATATTGGAAGCCTAAGGTTTGCAATAGATTACATACAGATTTTGCCCAAGaatgtttatttggtttatttattaaattctcacACATGAGGCTATAAATACACTTCACATACTTATAATCTTCTAACTGTATAATTTTCAAACAATACGGTATTACATTTATGGCTCTTTTAGTTATCAAGGATGTTCTTCCAAGTTCCCcatatacacaattattttgtgtttgaattttcacgccaagaagttttttgcaaaaattaaggTGACCTCTTTCAAGTGCCATTGACTCGGTTAAGTCCCATATTTCTGACCCATAATTTAAAATTCGTAAAACAAGCTGATCAAACAATTCTAATTTGGTAAGTATTGAAATTTttggataatttattaaatatgagttAAGCTTGAAAACAACCTTTGGCCTGCAAGTGTTTCAAAGGTATTTGCAAAAGATCCTCCTGTAGTGAATACAATTCCtaaatatgtaaatgatttaaCAATTTCTAATGCTTGGTctttgtaaacaaatttaatatccCTCCTAAGTTGTCCCCCTTTTTTAAAAACCAtaacctttgttttatttgtgttaacatataatttccaccTATCACAATATTCCTCTAACAAAGACAGACCTTTTATTAGTTCATCCTCATTTTCTGCCATAATTACAATGCCATCTgtatataataacaaaaataattttagcataccaatatctattcctttaaaaccatttaacataATGTTCTTCTATgtcgttcaaataaatagaaaataggaaAGGTGATAATGATTCTCCCTGTCTAACTCCTAAAAAACAGGAACAATCTTCATTACTTATTGTATTACctaatttcattcttgatttaaCATTTGTATACATAGATTTTATGATATCAAGCATTTTTCCTCTAACGCCTAGCTTCAACAATTTATACCATATGATATCCCTAACCAAATAATCGAACGCTTTGGTGAAATCAACAAAAACGGCATACAAtcttttttgttcatttaataaataattaattactccgtgtaacacaaaaatgttatcaacagttCCCATATTTTGCCTGAATCCTTCTTGTGCCTCTATGTAGACATGATAGTGCTCAGCCCAATTGTTAAGTCTATTGTTAATGTCTTTAGTAAATAATTTCCCCAAAGAACTTAATAATGTTATTCCTCTGTAATTATTAACAATTAAAACCCCTCACACCACAATTCAGGAAAATATTTGAACATTAATAATACTCAACGATTTACAAGTTATATATTCGATCGTAAAAACATCGTTAGATAAATGTGTTACATTCAAATATCAAATGCAAAATCCTTTCGATTTGTTGTGTATGAAGTATCTGTAGAATCACATGTCCGGATGGTTTATACCGGTGTGCTGTATTGCTCTTCATCAGCCCGGAGAGTTGAATCTAAACTTTCGTAGCGAACACTGTTCACGTCCGTCCTACAACATTTTTACGACAGCACAAACATTATTGTGTGCATTTTTGTGTGAGCCAATATCATAAGACGcaaatacaaatgttttaaaaacaatgtaGATTACAATTCAAGTGCACAGACCGTggttaaaataaagaataacttTCCTTAAAAAAGTATTATTCAGTAAGAAGactttaataatgtttttatacctATTCGTTCCTGATTCAAGTTCAGCAActgaaatgtttatatatatttagcaTAAAACATGATGATGAAGTTAAAGCAGTGGTTGTTGGAATATTTATAGTAATATTATTACATTCATTGAGTGAACATGTTTGTTGAGGcgtgtaatttttttaattaaattatgaaTCTGAATGTAATGAATCTATTACTATTTACCATCAGACATATTTATTTCGGCCAATGCTAAAAACGAAGTTTGTTCAAGCGTAGTTTTGTCCGTGTCACCAATTCCAGACACTGGCAAAGTCATATCTGTCCGCCTCAGTATATGAGGAGCTAGTCCCATGGTTTCACTATCTTCAAATGTTGGTTCATTTGGATTGTCAACTCTTGCTTCGCTCAAAGTATTTTTAGCAGTAGCACATTCAGCAAGAAGTATCTGTACATCCGATATTTCATGGTATTGCACGTCGCTATACATATCAGGACTGTCTAATGGCATCACTACAATTTGTTTAGGTGTAGTATTGTCCTTGCCTGTGTCCGTATTGTTGATTACTGAAATATTGATAAACAAACATTCAAGAAACGACACATCCGAAactgttttttaattatattataattaataataaatccaCTTGTTCTCATaattaaatacagaaataaaataGTGTATATTTCTTACCTATTTGGCGAGGTCTATATTTCCAATATACGCAGAAAGACACATTTATTGCAACGAAAATCGTTATTCCCGCTGCTGCTGCTATGATTTTAGTAGAGTCTTTGTTCCATTCTGCTAAAATACATTAAGTACAGCGCTTGTTGTTGAAACAGTATTTTGGTTCTGTTGTATAAAGTATTTTCTTTGTTAATCCGTAtattatgtgtatttaaacaCATCCCTTATTTCTCTATTTTGTATTTTGTCCATAACTGTACTTACACATTTTGGTGAATATGATTATTCCATTGAAATTCATTGAATATTATCAATGACTTTAACACAAaatactttatacattaatagaACTAgtacttttttgttaaatatgaatTATTATGATATGATGTCAGTTTGAATTTACGCTTAAGTGTTTCGTCATTAATGATACACATCAGCACAGTAAATTGAAAAGTTCTTACATGTGATTCACCTTTTTTATGCTATAAATAAAGTGGACGATGGACGTATATTATGCAAACACGGTTGATAGCGAGGTTATTCTCAAATAGATCTTAAATCGATATATTATAAACGTAAATGAACTTGTTTATACTTACAGCTATCTTTCCCTGTCTCAGAATCTACTTTAACTATTGTCTCAGTTTTGCCACCAGACGTCGTTATAAGCATGTCCATTTCTTCTGTTGTGACAAGGCTGTGACCTTCCTCAGCTACTATACAATATAACGACGCATTAATGTTTTATGCAGCGCCGTAGCGatttttttcagtatttcttTAAACATGGGGAAGTAGAGCTATGATAGACAGAAACAAATTGTTACCGCCTGATCGTTTTGTTATATTTCAGGACATTAGGCTTTGCACTCCTCGCCGTTAACAAATTCTAAGCCTTACCTGAtaaattacaaa is from Dreissena polymorpha isolate Duluth1 chromosome 14, UMN_Dpol_1.0, whole genome shotgun sequence and encodes:
- the LOC127857044 gene encoding uncharacterized protein LOC127857044 isoform X1, which encodes MEGLINILMCSIYAQIFYCFVFSKPWLDVRVLRSSHLELSCSDNIDSNGTTLWFFHRTLNGKQDMQSMFKIVYNETDSIVIHRKIIESTQCAYINHTGVICNISGEGIANTGDKWQCSKFTNESSYSRIFTLPSPGQVAEEGHSLVTTEEMDMLITTSGGKTETIVKVDSETGKDSSEWNKDSTKIIAAAAGITIFVAINVSFCVYWKYRPRQIVINNTDTGKDNTTPKQIVVMPLDSPDMYSDVQYHEISDVQILLAECATAKNTLSEARVDNPNEPTFEDSETMGLAPHILRRTDMTLPVSGIGDTDKTTLEQTSFLALAEINMSDVAELESGTNRTDVNSVRYESLDSTLRADEEQYSTPV
- the LOC127857044 gene encoding uncharacterized protein LOC127857044 isoform X2 — protein: MEGLINILMCSIYAQIFYCFVFSKPWLDVRVLRSSHLELSCSDNIDSNGTTLWFFHRTLNGKQDMQSMFKIVYNETDSIVIHRKIIESTQCAYINHTGVICNISGEGIANTGDKWQCSKFTNESSYSRIFTLPSPGQAEEGHSLVTTEEMDMLITTSGGKTETIVKVDSETGKDSSEWNKDSTKIIAAAAGITIFVAINVSFCVYWKYRPRQIVINNTDTGKDNTTPKQIVVMPLDSPDMYSDVQYHEISDVQILLAECATAKNTLSEARVDNPNEPTFEDSETMGLAPHILRRTDMTLPVSGIGDTDKTTLEQTSFLALAEINMSDVAELESGTNRTDVNSVRYESLDSTLRADEEQYSTPV